TATATCGAATCTGGTGTTAAGCAAGGTGCAACGCTTGTCCGTGATGGTCGAGGCGATGAAGCGGCAAACGGTAAAGGTTACTTTGTTGGACCTACAATTTTCGATCATGTCACACAAGAAATGAAAATTTGGCAGGATGAAGTATTTGCGCCAGTTCTTTCGATCGTGCGCGTAAAAGATTTAACAGAAGCGATTGATGTAGCAAATGCTTCACCATTTGCAAATGGGGCTTGCATCTATACAGACAGTGCATATGCCATCCGTCAGTTCCGTGAAACCATTGATGCAGGCATGTTAGGTGTTAATGTTGGAGTTCCAGCACCAATGGCATTCTTTCCATTCTCAGGCAATAAAGATTCATTCTACGGCGACCTTCATGCAAATGGTACGGATGGTGTCGAATTTTACACCAGAAAGAAAATGGTTACAGCTCGTTTCGTGAAGTAAGGATTAAAGGGAAGTGGCGGGACCGAGTGCCGCTTCCCTTTTTCATTTTGCACTAGGAAGGCTTCAGGAAATATTCTTTTTCAGACAAATCATGTGTGTTTCTTAATGAGAGAGGAGAGTTATAAGTGAAGACGATACAAATGACAACTGCACAGGCACTCGTGAAATTTTTAAATGAGCAGTATATAGAATTTGATGGAAAACAGGAACGTTTTATAAAAGGGATTTTTACTATTTTCGGCCACGGGAATGTGCTTGGACTTGGCCAGGCACTAGAAGAAAATCCAGGAGAACTGGAAGTCTATCAGGGACGAAATGAGCAGGGAATGGCTAATGCTGCGATGGCGTTTGCTAAACAGAAACATCGGAAACAGATCATGGCATGCACCTCATCTGTTGGACCTGGAGCAGCAAACATGGTCACTTCTGCCGCTGCTGCTACAGCGAATAATATTCCTGTTCTATTATTACCCGGTGATGTGTTCGCAACACGCCAGCCGGATCCAGTGCTTCAGCAGATCGAACAAACCCACGATCTGTCCATTTCAACAAATGATGCATTCCGGGCTGTAAGTAAATATTGGGATCGCGTTACCCGGCCAGAACAGCTTATGTCTGCGATGCTGAATGCGATGCGTGTATTGACGAATGCAGCAGATACAGGAGCTGTCACGATTGCACTTCCGCAGGATGTACAGGGTGAAGCATGGGATTTCCCTCAAAGCTTTTTTGAAAAACGGATTCACCGGATTGACCGCAGGCTTCCATCTGCTGAAAGTGTGCAGGATGCAGTGAAACTTATTCAGGTAAAGAAAAAACCATTGCTGATTTTTGGCGGAGGCGTCCGTTATTCTGAAGCAGCTGACTCTTTAGTGAAATTTGCAGAAACGTTTAATATCCCATTTGGTGAAACCCAGGCTGGCAAAAGCGGTGTGGAAAGTAATCATCCGCTCAATTTGGGCGGACTCGGCGTAACGGGCAACTCGGCTGCTAACACACTGGCAAAAGAAGCAGACCTGATTATTGGGGTCGGTACGCGTTTTACTGATTTTACAACAGCGTCTAAGCAGTTGTTTGGAAAGGCTGACGTACTTACGATAAACGTTTCGGAATTCCATGCAGCAAAACTTGATGCTGTAAAAGTAGTCGCCGATGCAAAAGCCGGACTTGAAGCCATTGCAGCAAAACTTGGAGACTATCGTTCTGCTTATGAAAATGAAATTGAAGATGCGAAGCAAGGCTGGCAGAATGAATTAAACCGATTATACGGAATTACTTATGGCGATCGCTTCACACCCGAAATAGCTGGTCACCTCGATGAAAAGCTGCCTGAATATAAAGAAGCGCTTGGCACTGAATTGACACAGACAAGCGTGCTTGGAGCATTAAATGAAATGGTGGCTGATAATGCGATTGTGGTTGGGGCAGCCGGCAGTCTGCCAGGCGACATGCAGCGTATGTGGATTTCGAGAACACGCAACACCTATCACATGGAATATGGCTACTCATGCATGGGCTACGAAATAGCTGGAGCTCTGGGAGTTAAGCTTGCCGAGCCGGACCGGGAAGTATACGCGATGACCGGTGACGGCAGCTATTTGATGCTTCATAGTGAACTCGTCACATCCCTGCAGGAAGGGAAGAAAATTAATGTTGTCCTGTTTGATAATTCAGGTTTTGGCTGCATAAACAATTTGCAGATGGAAAACGGAATGGGCAGCTTTGGTACAGAATTTCGAAAAAGAAACCCTGAAACGGGAAAAATGGATGGTCCGGTCATGGCTATTGACTATGCAAAAGTCGCAGAAGGCTAT
The window above is part of the Metabacillus dongyingensis genome. Proteins encoded here:
- the iolD gene encoding 3D-(3,5/4)-trihydroxycyclohexane-1,2-dione acylhydrolase (decyclizing) gives rise to the protein MKTIQMTTAQALVKFLNEQYIEFDGKQERFIKGIFTIFGHGNVLGLGQALEENPGELEVYQGRNEQGMANAAMAFAKQKHRKQIMACTSSVGPGAANMVTSAAAATANNIPVLLLPGDVFATRQPDPVLQQIEQTHDLSISTNDAFRAVSKYWDRVTRPEQLMSAMLNAMRVLTNAADTGAVTIALPQDVQGEAWDFPQSFFEKRIHRIDRRLPSAESVQDAVKLIQVKKKPLLIFGGGVRYSEAADSLVKFAETFNIPFGETQAGKSGVESNHPLNLGGLGVTGNSAANTLAKEADLIIGVGTRFTDFTTASKQLFGKADVLTINVSEFHAAKLDAVKVVADAKAGLEAIAAKLGDYRSAYENEIEDAKQGWQNELNRLYGITYGDRFTPEIAGHLDEKLPEYKEALGTELTQTSVLGALNEMVADNAIVVGAAGSLPGDMQRMWISRTRNTYHMEYGYSCMGYEIAGALGVKLAEPDREVYAMTGDGSYLMLHSELVTSLQEGKKINVVLFDNSGFGCINNLQMENGMGSFGTEFRKRNPETGKMDGPVMAIDYAKVAEGYGVKTYSVRTMDELHAAVIDSKKQTVSTLIDIKVLPKTMTHGYDSWWHVGLAQVSEKESIKSAFENKETNLEKARAY